A genomic stretch from Carassius auratus strain Wakin chromosome 35, ASM336829v1, whole genome shotgun sequence includes:
- the LOC113054780 gene encoding BRCA2-interacting transcriptional repressor EMSY-like isoform X3, with amino-acid sequence MIQQEKPFAGSMPVVWPTLLDLSRDECKRILRKLELEAYAGVITALRAQGDLTKDKKELLGELTRVLSISTERHRAEVRRAVNDERLTTIAYHMSGPNSSSEWSIEGRRLVPLMPRLVPQTAFTVMANAVASVTAHQNASLLLPADTANKEVVVCYSYTSTTSTSSSASAPSSSAVTALKSPRPASPASNVVVLPSGSTVYVKSVSCSDEDEKPRKRRRTNSSSSSPMLLKEVPKVATPISKTITVPVSGSPKMSNLMQSIANSLPPHMSPVKITFTKPCTQTTNSTTQKVIIVTTSPSSNFVPNILSKSHNYAAVSKLVSSAALSVSSHKQTMVLSAGSSAAPGPGPVAVTTTVSSTPSVVMSTVTQGGSSAAVKLSSTRLPSPKSLVSSPSQILQISKAQQQTASPKALQTSLSSHQSSSAGAKPTIQIKQESGVKIITQQMQPSKILPKPSSATLPSSSSAPIMVVSSNGAIMTTKLVSTPTGAADVCHSTCVYRDVCSQAAYTRPSVSPALAARVATSPAGATYVKTTSGSIITVVPKSLATLGGKILTSSMVSGTSTKITTIPMTSKPNVIVVQKTTGKGTTIQGLPGKNVVTTLLNAGGEKTLQAVPGAKPAIITASRPITKMIVAQPKSLGAGVQPSTKIIPTKIVYGQQGKTQVLIKPKPMAFQTAVVSEQTRQLVSETLQQVTRSTDGQDGPYTESSPAASDSAHDAQPVVHLITSRGQDWTEQEVSVEASPSIIYQDMSGESQSATSTIKALLELQQTSVKEKSDAKPRQNTIDLSQMAVPIPVPERRQSPEPSGQSTGDTDPGAQHPPTGKVCKAVIGAEVTASSSFGQSVSCPSSSDTSSTSTSAHATQQLKPLQEQMVVDEGELEGDTLDPQTGLFYRSSQQHRSPPPKPAAGPSDTPTSSKRAEPVTARASIQRASASASASASASALVSSTPPHTPQLPRLQQAPSSHNRPNTHTQLSQPPPLQAHHPVGSSKTPSSSQLQQPIITQGASVTKITFGAHQCPPVSSSGEASVKLQPESSSSLTAPEKPSVSDILKISMMEAEIEPMVVDSSSDCGPLTKTPSSSPLISSSKQTLAHGSFSRVKSNDLDIIQVIPQYSIMPDSSQSNVVVEPSGFLEISDFTSQRLDEEAAMEQEVDSSNDEGAAASPMADQSQ; translated from the exons atgATTCAACAGGAGAAGCCGTTTGCGGGCAGTATGCCGGTGGTTTGGCCCACGCTGCTCGACCTCAGCAGAGATGAATGCAAACGAATCCTGCGCAAACTGG agCTGGAAGCGTACGCCGGTGTGATCACTGCTCTGCGTGCTCAAGGAGATCTCACCAAAGACAAGAAGGAGCTGCTGGGAGAACTCACTCGAGTGCTGAG TATCTCGACGGAGCGTCATCGAGCCGAGGTGCGCAGAGCGGTGAACGACGAGCGCCTGACCACCATCGCGTATCA CATGTCGGGGCCCAACAGCTCGTCCGAGTGGTCCATCGAGGGCCGGCGGCTGGTTCCTCTCATGCCCAGACTGGTTCCTCAGACGGCCTTCACTGTGATGGCCAACGCAGTGGCCAGTGTGACCGCGCACCAGAACGCCTCGCTGCTGCTGCCCGCAGACACCGCCAACAAGGAAG tggtGGTGTGTTACTCGTACACCAGCACCACCTCCACCTCGTCCAGTGCGTCGGCTCCCAGCAGCAGCGCAGTGACTGCCCTTAAATCCCCTCGACCTGCCAGCCCTGCCTCCAACGTGGTGGTGCTGCCCAGCGGGAGTACAGTCTACGTCAAGA GTGTGAGCTGCTCCGATGAGGACGAGAAACCTCGTAAGAGGCGGAGAACAAACTCGTCTAGCTCCTCCCCCATGCTGCTGAAGGAGGTGCCTAAAGTGGCCACGCCCATTTCCAAAACCATCACGGTGCCGGTGAGCGGCAGCCCCAAGATGAGCAACCTGATGCAGAGCATCGCCAACTCCCTCCCGCCGCACATGTCTCCGGTGAAGATCACCTTCACCAAACCCTGCACCCAGACCACCAACAGCACCACGCAGAAG GTGATAATCGTGACCACGTCTCCCAGCTCTAACTTCGTGCCCAACATCTTGTCCAAGTCACACAACTACGCGGCCGTGTCGAAGCTGGTCTCCAGCGCCGCGCTCTCCGTCTCCAGCCACAAACAGACCATGGTGCTCTCAGCCGGCTCCAGCGCGGCCCCGGGGCCCGGTCCTGTCGCCGTGACGACCACTGTGTCCTCCACACCCTCAGTGGTGATGTCCACCGTCACacagg gcggCTCCTCCGCGGCGGTGAAGCTGTCCTCCACTCGTCTGCCGTCTCCTAAGTCTCTGGTCAGCTCTCCGTCTCAGATCCTGCAGATCTCTAAAGCGCAGCAGCAGACGGCGTCTCCTAAAGCTCTGCAGACGTCTCTCTCGTCTCATCAGAGCTCCAGCGCCGGAGCCAAACCCACCATTCAGATCAAACAGGAGTCTG gagtgaAGATCATCACGCAGCAGATGCAGCCCAGTAAGATCTTACCCAAACCCTCCAGTGCCACGCTGCCCAGCAGTAGCTCCGCCCCTATCATGGTGGTCAGCAGCAACGGCGCCATCATGACCACAAAACTAGTGTCCACCCCCACAGGTGCAGCAGACGTGTGTCACAGCACATGCGTGTACAGAGACGTGT GCTCTCAGGCGGCGTACACGCGTCCCTCCGTCAGTCCTGCGCTCGCTGCTCGAGTCGCCACGTCTCCCGCCGGAGCCACGTACGTCAAGACCACCAGCGGCAGCATCATCACCGTCGTGCCCAAGTCTCTGGCCACGCTGGGGGGCAAGATCCTCACCAGCAGCATGGTGTCGG GAACCAGCACCAAGATCACCACCATCCCCATGACCTCCAAACCCAACGTGATcgtggtgcagaagaccaccgGCAAGGGCACGACCATCCAGGGTCTGCCGGGGAAGAACGTGGTGACCACGCTGCTGAACGCCGGG ggagaGAAGACCCTGCAGGCCGTGCCCGGAGCCAAGCCTGCCATCATCACCGCGTCGCGGCCCATCACCAAAATGATTGTGGCGCAGCCCAAGAGCCTCGGCGCCGGCGTCCAGCCGTCCACCAAGATCATCCCCACCAAGATCGTGTACGGCCAGCAGGGCAAAACACAG GTCCTCATCAAGCCCAAGCCCATGGCGTTTCAGACGGCGGTGGTCAGTGAACAGACCCGTCAGCTGGTCAGCGAGACACTGCAGCAGGTCACACGCAGCACAGACGGTCAGGACGGGCCGTACACAGAGAGCAGTCCGGCGGCGTCTGACAGCGCTCACG ACGCTCAGCCGGTGGTGCACCTCATCACCTCCAGGGGGCAGGACTGGACGGAGCAGGAGGTGTCTGTGGAGGCCAGCCCCAGCATCATCTACCAGGACATGAGCGGAGAGTCTCAGTCGGCCACGTCCACCATCAAAGCCCTGCTGGAGCTGCAGCAGACCAGCG tgaagGAGAAGAGCGACGCCAAACCTCGCCAGAACACGATCGACCTGAGTCAGATGGCAGTGCCGATCCCGGTGCCGGAGCGGAGACAGTCCCCGGAGCCGTCGGGTCAGAGCACCGGAGACACGGACCCCGGGGCCCAACACCCCCCCACCG GTAAAGTGTGTAAGGCTGTGATCGGAGCAGAGGTCACTGCGTCCAGCAGCTTCGGTCAGTCAGTGTCCTGTCCATCATCATCAGACACGAGCAGCACCAGCACATCAGCACACGCCACACAACAG CTGAAGCCGCTGCAGGAGCAGATGGTGGTGGATGAGGGCGAGTTAGAGGGAGACACTCTGGATCCACAGACAGGTTTATTCTACCGCTCGTCTCAGCAGCACCGCAGTCCTCCGCCCAAACCTGCAGCCGGCCCGTCTGACACGCCCACTTCCTCTAAGAGGGCGGAGCCAGTGACAGCCCGAGCCTCCATACAGAGAGCGTCTGCGTCTGCGTCTGCGTCTGCGTCTGCGTCTGCGCTGGTCTCCTCCACCCCTCCACACACACCGCAGCTGCCCAGACTGCAGCAGGCGCCCTCCTCACACAACCGGcccaacacacacacgcagctgTCACAGCCGCCGCCGCTGCAGGCGCATCACCCCGTGGGCTCCAGCAAGACCCCCAGCAGCAGCCAG CTGCAGCAGCCCATCATCACGCAGGGAGCGTCCGTCACCAAGATCACGTTCGGCGCTCATCAGTGTCCTCCAGTGTCCAGCAGCGGCGAGGCGTCCGTCAAGCTCCAGCCAGAGTCCAGCTCCAGCCTGACAGCACCAGAGAAGCCCTCCGTCTCAGACATCCTGAAGATCTCCATGATGGAGGCGGAGATCGAGCCCATGGTGGTGGACTCGTCCAGTGACTGCGGCCCGCTGACCAAGACCCCGAGCAGCTCTCCGCTCATCAGCAGCTCCAAACAGACGCTCGCTCACGGATCCTTCAGCCGCGTCAAGAGCAACGACCTGGACATCATACAG GTGATCCCGCAGTACTCCATCATGCCGGACTCCAGCCAATCAAACGTGGTGGTGGAGCCCAGCGGCTTCCTGGAGATCAGCGACTTCACCAGCCAGCGTCTGGACGAGGAGGCCGCCATGGAACAGGAAGTGGACAGCAGCAACGACGAGGGGGCGGCGGCCAGCCCCATGGCTGACCAATCACAGTGA